CGGCGGCGGACCTGGGATCTCGGTTCCGCATTCCCGCCCGGACAGGTTCCCGGCGCATTCGCCTTGCCGCGTCGCGGGTTTTGCGGTAAGCCCGTTTGCCATGCATGAAATGTCGCTCATAGAAAGCATCATGAATATTCTCGCGGACGAGCGGGACCGCAAAAGCCTCGGCAAAATCACCAAGGTCACGCTCCAGAACGGCCGGTTGGCCGGAGTGGTCACGGACTCGATCCTCTTCGCCTGGGAGGCCCTGACTCCGGGCACGCAGTTCGAAGGCTGCGACATCGTGGTCAACGATACGCCGCTCGTGCTGCGCTGCTTCTCCTGCCAAAAGGAATTCGAAGCCCAGAGCGCCATGCTCGCCGCCTGCCCGGCCTGCGGGCAGGAAATTGGCCACGCCGTGGTTTCGGGACGGGAATTCCTGATCGAAAACATCGAGGTCGAAGACTCGGACGAAGAATCCGACGAGGGCTCGAACAAGGACGCGGCCCGGCAAGAGTAGCCAGGCGCGGCGCGCCGCCCTGCCCAGGCCGGGCAGGCCGGAAATGCCGCCGACCAGACACCAAGCGGGCCGAGAGCCCGAGGAGGATACCATGGAAATTCCCGTCGTACGCAATGTGCTGGAGGCCAACGACCGCGTGGCCGACGAACTCAAGGCCCTCTTCGCCGAGAAGAAGATCCTCGTCCTGAACCTGATGAGCTCTCCGGGCGCGGGCAAGACCTCGCTGCTGGAGCGGACCCTCACGGACCTCAAGGGCGAGTTCAAGATGGCCGTCATCGAAGGCGACCTGCAAACCGTGAACGACGCGCGCCGCGTCGCGGCCACGGGCGCCCAGGCCGTGCAGGTCAATACCGAGGGCGGCTGCCATCTCGACTCCGCCCAGGTCAAGGAATCGCTCAAGTCCCTCGACCTCAAGGATCTCGACATCCTCTTCGTGGAAAACGTGGGCAACCTGGTCTGCCCCGCCGAATTCGAAGTGGGCGAGGATTACAAGATCACGCTGCTT
This sequence is a window from Paucidesulfovibrio longus DSM 6739. Protein-coding genes within it:
- a CDS encoding hydrogenase maturation nickel metallochaperone HypA; the encoded protein is MSLIESIMNILADERDRKSLGKITKVTLQNGRLAGVVTDSILFAWEALTPGTQFEGCDIVVNDTPLVLRCFSCQKEFEAQSAMLAACPACGQEIGHAVVSGREFLIENIEVEDSDEESDEGSNKDAARQE
- the hypB gene encoding hydrogenase nickel incorporation protein HypB, producing MEIPVVRNVLEANDRVADELKALFAEKKILVLNLMSSPGAGKTSLLERTLTDLKGEFKMAVIEGDLQTVNDARRVAATGAQAVQVNTEGGCHLDSAQVKESLKSLDLKDLDILFVENVGNLVCPAEFEVGEDYKITLLSVTEGDDKPEKYPLMFHISTVMLLNKVDLLPYVDFDMEVAKKHASALNKDLIVLPVSCRTGEGLEPWYDWLRKARAAKK